The genomic segment ataatAATTTCATATCAAGGTAATGAAATTACTATTGTTCATAAGCATTgtcatggtgtggagaatgatcaactccaccgaactgagaggattgaccaacatccatatttggtaCCACTGGCGAGTTTTGAGAATAGTtcctataaagatttgaaaactgattatttaccaattcatacaacaaacacgtgttactacacataataataatatgcaaaatccatatttaccaattttcattGTAAGCTTGATTAAATTGCTGGCTTAGATTTTCCAGCGgcacttgaccactcaaaatgtctccataagaactaaagtccCCATAAGTGTTACCATGAATAGGCTGGACTTGAGGGACTTCTTCTCgaggtatcttttcaacatacatctcaagaacattaatgGATACTAAATCACGATATTCTTCTGGCGATCCCAAATAATCACTCAAAGATTCATCATCGTTGATATTGTGCATGCCATAACGCACTACACCGTTTGATAGTGTTTGTGGATATTTGCCAGTTAGTGAGATTCCAAACTCAAAGGGGtgtagttttcattcttttgtcCATGTAACTGACTAgtgtttcataatttaaagttgtTGAAAATTTAACATGGGCTTTTGGTTTGATACTATAACGAATGGAGTAATTGTCCTCAACGatatctccatcccaaaatagtgAAACCCTAACAGTTGAAgcattttgagacattttttctatgaagtttgatttttttttttgaatgacttgTAAGACTTAGACTTATGAAATTGATGAGTTTTTCACTCATCCAACATTCATGTTaaatagattcctgaaattgtcatgcgtgatgtgttgtcaaatcaacacttacattgcgcattaaaatggtgcgcaatacaagtcgtATTAAAACGGTATTGtcaaatcatgcctttatgtgtcatagattcctgaaattgtcatgcgtggtgtgttgtcaaatcaacacttacattgcgcattaaaatggtgcgcaatacaagtcgtATTAAAACATgatattgtcaaatcaagcctttatgtgtcatagattcctgaaattgtcatgcgtggtgtgttgtcaaatcaacacttacattgcgcattaaaatagtgcgcaatacaagtcatattaaaacggtcaaataacgCAGcaatgtattgtcaaatcaagcctttatgtgttatagattcctgaaattgtcatgcgtagtgtgttgtcaaatcaacacttacaccAAAACTGCAGGAGATTTGCTcttttcacgcacaaaattagtgcgtgaaagaAGGAATTCGTTTCACGCACAGTTTCTGTGCGCGAAAGGAAGTCTAACTTTTTGTACTTTCatgcacagattctgtgcgtgaaagaggcctttttttttaacctattaaaatcacgtttttttttcatacgtcgcacgagttattattaagatcactaattatcattaagaaaataataacagaaaatatatataatattaacataaaatgtacactTTATTTACAACATTCACAATCTCAGGTCCCACATGTGGGAGCCTTTAGAGTACGGCTAGGCCTAAGGCTAAACCCACCACGACCACTATCATCTCCATCCCCCTTCCTCCTCATAACATGCTTTCTCGTCAATCTCATCAGGAGACCCGTCCACAGGCGCAGAggaatgaacctgaaataacatataaacaatttaatttagatttattctaaactaaacatgaaataaacaactaattaataaattattttattttgtaaaaatcaaacctgtgtgtcgacggCCTCCTGAGATGCCTGGTGAGAGGGCTCCTGAGCTAGATCCTCAACGGTCTCCTGGGTGGTCATGCTCCCAATCCGTAGCCGCAGGTATATTCTGTACATACCTAAACTGCCGTAACACGCGGTTGGGCGCATGATACTCAACgatatccatatgtatcaatggacaccgcgacatccACATACGTGCCGACCGCCCCCACAAAACGCTGGTAGCTCATCCAAAATATGATCATACGGCGTccatgtcacgccccaatttccgagggacgtgatgggcacccgaccccatacccggagccgagcgaacctggTACGGGTcgcacacataatttttttttcaaatctctaaactgaataatcatcaaatacataatgaagctttcaaatctgacaaaatctgtaattgtACACAATTCtcattacataacacacatcgacaTGACGGAGCCGCGACATCgacacatcatacccacaacaccgcctcgcaaagtctctaatgccatccgtaagacacaacgtacatacTCATCAAAAGGCTCGGAATCGCTCACCAATCATGccggaatatcttcaactcatctcgcgggtaccgcgcggcatgaaacgcaaatttccgatcggggtcgtacggaaaatgtaccgagtatgtaaagcccgaaaaaaaatataaacaaaacataatcaaatatatatatatatatatatatatataatcgacTCAAAGAATACAAAAATGAAACATGGCTACCGAAGTATATCAACATTGTCAGACGTGAGCTATATGTGGTAAACCGAATCGTGGACGGATACAGAGCGAGCGTGATGTCGTACGATCATATGTACCGATACAAACCACGCAAATAACGTACGTAATGTCCGAGGCAACTCATACGTACCGATACAAATCGTTCAAAGACAAAGAGTGTCGAGACGATCGTACATACCGATACGTATCGTACAAATACCGACATATATCGACAGAGAACGTAACGTGCGTAAGGCTTGCAGGATAACATATATCGGATGTATgcaaaatcataaatcacatacgtgtatgacgtgtcccgccctacGATGAGGGACCTAATAGGACTGTGTATAACAAAATCGTATGTCATATGTGccaataacgtgtcccgccctttattaagggactcagAGATAAAATCACGCATCTCGAAtttatacataacgtgtccctaAGTTTCCATGAATAGGTCtcgtgaataataatcatgtgccatcccggccaccatccccataacatcacatcataatcacatacaaataacgtgtcccgccccgcaAGTACGGACTCCGTGAATAATgcgaagtgcgcacgagaacatgtcccggcccggactccgagaatcgtatcgtgacgtacacacgagatcataacataacGGCCCGGACTCGCCGAAAGATACATTGATAGTCGTAGTGGCATAGTTGCCAGACTCGACAAACGGATATTCTTACCTAGCCGAGGCTCGTAGCAAATTCCGCATCAATCCTTACCTTGTTGCAATTATCGTGTCGAATGCCGTGACGTATCGATTtcaaagcatatcatatcaa from the Lycium ferocissimum isolate CSIRO_LF1 chromosome 11, AGI_CSIRO_Lferr_CH_V1, whole genome shotgun sequence genome contains:
- the LOC132038320 gene encoding uncharacterized protein LOC132038320, yielding MHNINDDESLSDYLGSPEEYRDLVSINVLEMYVEKIPREEVPQVQPIHGNTYGDFSSYGDILSGQVPLENLSQQFNQAYNENWNYSQNSPVVPNMDVGQSSQFGGVDHSPHHDNAYEQYLQGRDDAFVFTREDDDSRLKTWIEPKDLNRDRCYLAKGMLFASKKALQQAIKIYCFKDMREFKVNQSNTKIWRLVCRRRYQVL